Part of the Oncorhynchus tshawytscha isolate Ot180627B linkage group LG07, Otsh_v2.0, whole genome shotgun sequence genome, TGGTCCTTCAGGGGGTATTGTATAGTCAACCTAAAcatgtgaggagggagaggaagatccTATAGTGTTTACTCTTGTCAggcaggaagtctcccatcctcaggcaaagccctggattaacactgAACCATTAACGTGACAGTGAgggcctcccctcccctctacctccactcCCACACAAAGACAAACTGTTCTACTCTAGAGTAAGCATTTACTCTGAGACAGACACTTGACATATTTGGGGGTGACTTTATCAGATCTGGGTTAGGACTTATTAGGCCATCAGTTTTGTTGTTCCAGATGTCTTTTATAGAATGAGGGTAAAGAGGAGTCACCGTCGTCCCTCTGCCACATGCTATAACCACTATTTTACAGGCTGGTATCTGAACCCTGTAGGAGCAGAACGGCATGTAACGTGGGTGTGGAGCCTGATGCCGaggtctcctctctgtatccaGCCGTTAGCCGATAAGCCCAGAAGTGATTATGCAGgcactttttttctattgtgttgctTGTTTCATTCAGCCCCCATTTTTAAAAAGCAGGCACCAGGCAGCGGGGCTCAGTGGACCTGGGCATAGCAGGGCACATTGCCTGATTCTGTTTGGGTTTGGTTCTTCTGTCCAGCGAGGTGGTGATTCAACAGTTCTAAGTCCTTTATTAGAGTCTCTGGTTCTTCACTGGTTATCTGAACCAGTCGTAAAATAGCTCTTCTCTTAGAAATGTTTGCTGTTATTTTAAACAGGGATCGATTTGTGTCTAGGGACTTGCAGTGTTTGGTTTACATGCATCAACCGCCAACCCCTCGCCATTCTGGAATGTAATGGTAGAGTACCTGTCAATGACGCTTGTTCTTTGACTGCAGGACTAAATCATCTCCGCTCACGTCTGTATCAAGTTGCTGTGTTTTCCACCATGACTGATACATTCGGATAGAGAAGTCAAGTAGTTTAGTTATCTTGGCCTTGTCTTTCGGCCATCAGGGCCATTGCGGTGTTCACTAACGAGAGAGAGTACGATCAgttgtttttctatgttcttCTCTCCATTGTCAGCTGACCTATGACTCTGTTAATTAAGTGGATCTCTGTCTCGTCACTACGATAAAGCGCACATCGCAACGCCAACTGTGTGGTGCGCAATGGTTGGTTGCCAATGACCTGTTTTTGTAATGCCTTCTTCAAATCGGCTTTACAGATTCCTCTGGAATGGGAACTGTTTAAAACGAATCTACATGTCCAAGCGAACTGCAATTAGGTGAAACCCTGTTGATTGTCTCATGCCAGGATTCCGTGCGTGACTGAtatcgagtgtgtgtgtgtgtgtgtgctgactgaCCATGCAAGCAATCTTACTTTTTCAACTCCACTCCAGTGGTTAATGGGCCGTGAGCCAATGAGAAAGCCCCATAGACTGATCTACAGCAAGGACACTGGGCATGACAATAAACCTGGCCCCTCCCCTCCCGAGGTAAATCCCCACAATCTCCTAGGAAATATCCCATTGACGACAACACTGGGAGAACACACACTTGTTGGAGCCACACCAAGATGAAGTgtcggtcagtgtgtgtgtgaagagcaGGGTAGAAGAGCTCTCAATCTCTGTTTGAGAGCTCTGTGATTGGACTGATGCAGCAGAAGTTATGGATGTGGAGAATTCCTTTGCACAGATGGCTCCTTTGCCAAAGAAGCTGTAAAATCTGACCAGGGTCTGTAGAAGTGCCTTGTCAATCATTGAAGTGTCTCAAAGGAATGCACGGCGTAGAAAGGCTCTGAGGAGCGGAGCAGTCATTTTCAGCCTGCTTTATCAGTGCTCTCTGAGACGTTGTTATTTGCTGAAAGAGAACTTGACAACAAAAGAGTGCATCTGAAATGCCACAGCAAGATTGATAATTCTTTGGTAAGTTTTCTTTGATTTCTTCTTATTAAGCTCATTGAACTTCCCTCTCTCAATGCTGTGTCAACTCCATGCTGAGCAACTTAACATTTTAGTTTCAATAAATCTCTTCTGTTAGTTTGAAATGCTAATTCCCTCCATGTGTATTTACAATGCTTTCCTTTTGATTTATTCCGTTTTTATCTAAGCCTACAGTTTAAGTTACACTTTTCACACGTGCTGCCCGCATAGCCTAGATATTCACATCCAATTGGGTCAGTTTCACTACTGTTTGTTTTCGAATGTGGTTTTCACTGAAACAGGAGGAGGATTTTCTGAAACTAGCCCCAACGTCCCCGTCCCCCCTGGGTAGCTGTGGCAGTTCAGCTGTAACCCTGACAATAAGGACTCCTGACTAGAAACCCATTTGCATTTCTATTGTAAGCTCTGTAGGGGTCTGCTAGGGCAGCATACCACTCTCAggaccactgactgactggaggaggaagggagagggtgtgtgtgtcgaTGTGCGTGCGTGCCTACGTGGTctgtcttagtgtgtgtgtgactctctctGGCTTTATGCTTCTTCTTATTGAGGAGGAGAGCTTCTCAGGTTGCCCTCAGCCTCCCTCCCATAAATTAGCTTGACTCCATGAGCCAAGTGCCTGAACTTTTGGAAGATTGCCAATGTTGATGGCCCACTTCAGAATGAGCTCCTGTGGGGCTGACTGCCAATCAAAATGGATCTTCACATTCCTTTGGCCCCATGATGGAATGTAGGAGTCTTGTATCGTAGATCAGAGAGGTTAAGGATTTGAGTGGGTGGTTCTTAGCCTTATGCTTATACAGTATCTGTAGTCCaaaatgtgtttgtcttgtctagtaCATTCTGGTCGTGCCAACTGGGTGTTTGTCAGGGGGAAGAAAAGGGACTGAAAATGCCCTTTTTGAccatacctgggttcaaatactatttaataTAATTTCACATTCATTATATGGGCTTGACTGAGCATTCCCggcgcaatggaaccaatggaatagctGTAAAAGTGCAAATCCCACCCACCCagcactccaggcaggctgaaGCAAACACtaaatgtatttgaaatatttcaaataatatttgaacccaggtttgtgTTGAACAGACGCCAGCTTGGACATAGTGGGAAACCACTGATCTCATCTTTCTAACTGATTCAAAAGGCTAAGCCCCCGACAACACCATGCTGGGTACACTCAAGGGATCTCTGTCGTCGTACAGCCATATGGCAGTGGGATGACCCCCAGACAGACCATGTTAAAGGTCATTTCTATTCTGTCTCAGTGTTCTTCTAAATAACAGATATTTCTCATAGATTGCTACTGCAATGGTGGTTTCCTCTTGCATTTGAGGACTGATTCATCGAACCTCTTAGATTTGACCTAATGAACTACTGATTATGAAGGTCTGTCACCTGTGTTACATACCATACAATGAATATAAAGTATACATCTCTTATTGGCCAGAAGGGGGTGCCCTGTTCTCGTTGGTCAGTCGCTGACAGTATACTGAGGATCTTCTGTCCTTTGTAGCTCAATTGGTAggccagtatgaaaatgtatgtgctCACTATTGTAAGCCGCTCTGAATGagagtgtctgctgaatgactaaaatgATAGTGACCTGGAATTCTTACAACATTTGATGTGTTCCTCTGCTGCATGCCCAGGAAAATGAAAATGGTGGATATTGTCTCACATACCACCACGCCGTCAGAATCAGAAACTGACAAACGTGTGGCCAGGAACTTTCTCACCAAGATATTACGAAGCTCTATGAGGTATTGTGGAATAGCAACCTCCTCCGTACACTAAATATCCCAAACCAATTCTTCAGTGATCCCTTGTGACTTTCAATATTTGAACCCAATCCCACTCTGGGTGACATCGACAACATTGCATCCTGCTTCCAACATTACGTGGCGTATAGTACTGTAGTTGTCTGTGGTCCTTGTGCATGTGTCAGATTTGTTCAGTGGACGCTTCACTTTGTATCTGTCTAGCTCTATATTTCATTATTTTGGTTCATATCTTCTACacaatggattaaaaaaaaaatccacatcAGATAATTTTTTTTGTAGTGTATTTTACATtggtttattttacttttttttttttttttttttttttttactgaattaGATATTTTTGTTACCTCTCTCCAACATGCATATCAGGAAGAACCGCTTCAAGGGGTGAGACTGAAATGAgaaaattgtttttttcttttacCTTCTATTTTTAATTAGTTGCATTTCAATAACATGCTTTCCTTAACCTTCTCTCTGTAGGAGGAATGAATCAGTCTCCCGGCCCCATTCATGGCACTCCTCCAAGTTCACAGAAGACCACCCCGAACCCACAGAGAGTCACAACGAGCCTCCACCTGTGTGGCAGGTCAAACATGAAGTCAGGTGAGCTGCTGGAAGAATCTATGACCTCCTTCTCCTAGTGTCAATGTTACTCAGGCACTGCCCGTTAGGGTCGTCACAGTTCCTAGAGAATGTGTCTGCGCTACATTCAGAGAGTTTATGGTTACTCCATCTCCTCAGAGGTAGGGGCAGCCATTATTCTCATGGGGTTCTCATCTCCACTCATTGTATACAAAATATACAAGCAGGTCAGTTATCAAAGAACAAGAGAACACTGAATAAAGGCATAATAAATGGTTAATAATACCTAATAGATATCTAATTTAGCTACTGCTAACCAGATTATTAACACAATTCCTTGTATTGATTTCAAGTGCATCCACAAAAGACCTTTCCAGCTGCGCGGACCACGACTCGAATCTACGCCAGTTATCTAGCCAGTTCAGCTCCGTGGGGAATATGGAGAGAGTAGAGCGTCCCTCACACCCCTACCCACCAGGATGCCTCTCCCCCAGCAGGTACCACCACAGCGCTGAGCCTCTCTCTGGGGGTGGAGTGTCTGGTGGGAAGAGCGAATCAGCCTTCAGCTGCCTGTCCTCTACCAGCCCTCCCTCGGAGCCTGCTCTGGCCCTCACCAACACTGCGGCGACTGAGGGCAGCGTGTTCTATAAGGGGGTCCAGACTCAGACCAGTGAGGTCGGAAGGCAGGGTGAGCAGCGCCACAGCCGGTACCTCCAGCTGCCCCAGGGGGACGGAGGCTCCGAGAGCCCCAGGATAGTCCCAGAGGAGCAGCCTGGCTCCCGCTACTCCAGCTCAGGCTCTGGCAGATCACACACAGGCCCTGTGTGGCACGTCccagagaggaggaaggtagcagcccccccctctcctccacctcctcccctgcGCAATGACAGCTTTGCTGCCACCAAGGTGTACCCTGCCTACACAGAGGGGCCTGGAGCTCCACCACAGGCCCTAGAGAACAGCAGCTACAGAGCCCGGGGCAACCATATCTCTCACAATGAGAATGGGCCAGACCCCAGGTGCAGTTACAACCCTCCACCTCACAAGAAAGACTTCCTCCACCCAAACATAGCTGCAGGAGCACCTGACTACAACCACAACCAGCTCAGCAACCCAAACAAACTGTTCTCGCTGTCTAGCCAAGACGTGAGACAGAGTCAGTCTCCCTTCACTTGCCTGCCCAACCACCAGCGGCAGTACAGCGACGAAAGCACTTTCTACCTGCAGACCAGATCCGCCCCACATCCACCGAAGCCGCAGAGCGTCGGAAGCTACTACCACAGCCTCCAGGAGCTCCCTACCAACCGGAGTAACAGTAGGAACCACGTGAGGTCCTCCACCACATCCCTGTCCACCTCGACCATCGACCAGAACTATGACGGCGGAGGACACATCAGGTACTACTGCATCACAACCAAGCAGCCAGGCCAGCCAGAGACTCGTGTTAGACCGAGCAAATCAGAGGTCTGGATGGCTGACATGGAGCTAGCTAAGGGCTCAAATGACAGGGGCTCCACAAGTTCCTCCCACAAGACCAACAAGGTCAAGTATCATCCTCAGCCGCCTTACGCCAACAGCAAGGAGCGGAACGGAAATGTCAAAGCGGCCAACGTTCTGCTTTACGAACACACAGCCTCCAATTCCTCATCTGGTAAACCTACcactgaggagagggagaggaggagtgagggccAGAGACCTTCAGAGGCCCAGCTTAGAAGCTCTTACTCTCCCAGTCCGCCCAAGGACCACAAGGCGGCACCGCTGAGAGAAGACCCGTGGGTCTCTCAGGAGAACCATAAGATCTTTTCTCAAAAGACACCCATGCTCCACAGTCTGGCTCAGGGCAGTAGAAGCCTAGCCCAGGAGATTAGGAGCCCAATGCTTCAATCTCTAGCCCAGGAGAGTAGGAGCCCAATGCTTCAATCTCTAGCCCAGGAGAGTAGGAGCCCAATGCTTCATTCTCTAGCCCAGGAGAGTAGGAGCCCAATGCTTCATTCTCTAGCCCAGGAGAGTAGGACCCCAATGCTTCATTCTCTAGCCCAGGAGAGTAGGATCCTGGTGGAGAAGATTCACTCTGCTACGGCACCACTGCCACCATCCAACGGCGCGGGAGACACCAACCACACCATACAGGAGGCTTTAACAAACAACACGGCAACGGGCAAACTGGCGAGACGCAGCGACCGATACGCCACCACCCTCCGCAATGAGATCCAGCTAAAGAGGGCCCAGCTGCAGAAAAGCCGGAGCGCTGCCACCCTGACCTGCCCCAGGGAGACTGAGGAGCCAGAGGAGGAGGCAGACCCAGGGGGGTGGAAGTCCACCTCCTCCGATggctccttttcctcctcctacAAGGACCACCTCAAGGAGGCTCAGGCTAGGGTCCTCCAGGCCACGTCCTTTAGGAGGAGAGACCTAGAACCTCCCGGGTCAGGGTCGGAGGCTCAGTTAACCAAACCCAACTCACACATAGTCTCCCGCATTGGCAGCCGCAAGCGTTTCCCTCTGAATAAGAGGGTCCACTCGTTCTCCGAGCCAGACAAGATCAACAAGCtgggagtggagggtgagggagaacgTCCCGTTGGAACAGCACAGCCGTTTGTAGATCGACGGGAGATCTTTGAAATGGCTGCTAAACCTGCCTTCTGCAGACCCATCTCAACCATCCACAAGTCAGGCCAGCAGAGCTCCAGCACCACCTCCAGCACTTTGGAGCACGGAGAGGGCAAGGCCAGAGGGAGAGCCCACTCAGGAGAAACTCAGGAGAAACACCCAGATCCCCTCAGCCCCGCAGGCAGACAGGCCCTACTGGAGCAGCAGAGGCTGGGGACCTTCACCGAGTACCAGGTCACCTGGAATATGCAGAGGAAGGCTTCAGACACAAAGACCCAGGGGAGGTACCACTCTGCTGATGACATCCTGgaccagggaacagaggagacaCCTGTCTGTGTCCATGAGAGGTCCAGATCGTCTCCCTCACAAGACTTCTACACACAGGTGAGGGTTTCCATCGAGTGATTCTTAGTGTAGCGGTAGTGAAGTGATCTGCATGTCTTCCTTTTTGCGTCAGCACAGACATGCATGAGTTTGTTTAAAGATATAAAAGTCCACGTGGTATTGTCTAAACATTAAACCAGCTGGCCAGAGTGCTGTTTTAGCAGAAGGTTATATTATGGCAATTCAGTGTATTCTTCATTTTCTTTTTAGAAGATCCCTGTGCCATGGAGAGAGACTGTTGAAATTCTGGACCATAGACAGGACCAGCAAGGAGGCAGTTACACCACCAGGTGAGCATTCCACATGATTCTCTTCTCGACTCTAGTTTCTGATCTCAGATCAGTTACAACCTATCCGCCTATTGTTGGAACACATTTCAAGGTGATCGTTATCTGTTGATGGTGCAGTAACATATACTCACAtgtacatgagtgtgtgtgctaCAGTATAATAGCAATATCAGTTTGAGTTAGGGAGAGTGGGGAGCATGCCAGTTCAGCCCAGGTGTAGTTATCAGGTGATCAGGGTTTTGGAGGGAACTTCCCTGCAAAACCACCAGGTAAAGCTGCAGGTAAAAGTGTAAACCAATCCTGTTTCAGGCTATCACATTCAACTCCGGTCTCAGGTTGTAAACACACTCGCTGCACCCTGGGCGTTATTACAGAGATTAGTCGatcttttaatttattttattttattgtacaGTAAGTGCTGAATTTGTGAATAAATCAATTCAGAAAGACCTCTGCTCCTCATGTCAGTTGAATATGTGCTTAGTGTGAGTATGTTGTCTTATATTCGCCTCTCCTGTTCTGTTTGCCAGAGGGCCGAGCGAGAGCCAAGAGCAGCCAGCCCAGCTACACCACTTCCCACAGCCTCCACAACAGTCTATTCCGAGACTGACCGACACAGAGCCACACAGCAGCAGAGACGTGGCCGCCCccgcccccctccctctccctcacccctctgaCCACAGATACAAATGTGACTCTGCGGACCCCGGCCACAACCTCTCCGCGTACCCTTCCAACCACACCCACAGCTCTGTGTACCCTTCCAACCACACCCACAGCTCCGCGTACCCTTCCAACCACACCCACAGCTCTGTGTCTGAGCAACCACTACCACCTCCAACGGTGGCTCCCAAgctccagaatacaggcctcATCATGCCACAGTGGCCTCTCCTAGGCCTGGAACCCCCCCCAGCCACATCCTCCACCTACGGACTGTCTCCCCAGGAATTCCTGCCTGGCCCTTACACCCATCAGGCTGAACCATCATCCAGCAGCAGCTGCTCCTCCCATGGCCCAGAGCTGGATCCTGCCCCAAACCAAGCCTGCTCCTTGGGCTCCACccagctcccctctccctcccctgggaCAACCGCTGGACTGGGCACGGAGGAGGGAGCAGCTGATTCAACACTAGAGCcgccaccctccccctctccccactctcctttATTCTCCTACCAGCCTGCCAGTCTGACGGTTCCCTCCTCAGGTGGGACTAGTTCTCCCTCTCCTCAGTTTGCTCCACAGAGGTTGACGGACCAgccccctgtctctgtgtctgtgcagGATGAAACCCAGAGCAGGTAAGCGCTAAGCAGCTTAACTGGCGTTCTTATGCCCGTCTCCTCAGCTCCCCCTCAAACTACTGTACAGCCTTACGTA contains:
- the LOC112253871 gene encoding protein Shroom2 isoform X1; translation: MDVVDYRSELRMSAREVKAFLDADRFTGVGDGIQGDVEYRFVDVLLFGGAPWGFTLRGGLEHREPLLITKVEEGSKAATVSLQVGDEIVNINTVPISGSRQEAICLVKSSHKTLALVVRRRNESVSRPHSWHSSKFTEDHPEPTESHNEPPPVWQVKHEVSASTKDLSSCADHDSNLRQLSSQFSSVGNMERVERPSHPYPPGCLSPSRYHHSAEPLSGGGVSGGKSESAFSCLSSTSPPSEPALALTNTAATEGSVFYKGVQTQTSEVGRQGEQRHSRYLQLPQGDGGSESPRIVPEEQPGSRYSSSGSGRSHTGPVWHVPERRKVAAPPSPPPPPLRNDSFAATKVYPAYTEGPGAPPQALENSSYRARGNHISHNENGPDPRCSYNPPPHKKDFLHPNIAAGAPDYNHNQLSNPNKLFSLSSQDVRQSQSPFTCLPNHQRQYSDESTFYLQTRSAPHPPKPQSVGSYYHSLQELPTNRSNSRNHVRSSTTSLSTSTIDQNYDGGGHIRYYCITTKQPGQPETRVRPSKSEVWMADMELAKGSNDRGSTSSSHKTNKVKYHPQPPYANSKERNGNVKAANVLLYEHTASNSSSGKPTTEERERRSEGQRPSEAQLRSSYSPSPPKDHKAAPLREDPWVSQENHKIFSQKTPMLHSLAQGSRSLAQEIRSPMLQSLAQESRSPMLQSLAQESRSPMLHSLAQESRSPMLHSLAQESRTPMLHSLAQESRILVEKIHSATAPLPPSNGAGDTNHTIQEALTNNTATGKLARRSDRYATTLRNEIQLKRAQLQKSRSAATLTCPRETEEPEEEADPGGWKSTSSDGSFSSSYKDHLKEAQARVLQATSFRRRDLEPPGSGSEAQLTKPNSHIVSRIGSRKRFPLNKRVHSFSEPDKINKLGVEGEGERPVGTAQPFVDRREIFEMAAKPAFCRPISTIHKSGQQSSSTTSSTLEHGEGKARGRAHSGETQEKHPDPLSPAGRQALLEQQRLGTFTEYQVTWNMQRKASDTKTQGRYHSADDILDQGTEETPVCVHERSRSSPSQDFYTQKIPVPWRETVEILDHRQDQQGGSYTTRGPSESQEQPAQLHHFPQPPQQSIPRLTDTEPHSSRDVAAPAPLPLPHPSDHRYKCDSADPGHNLSAYPSNHTHSSVYPSNHTHSSAYPSNHTHSSVSEQPLPPPTVAPKLQNTGLIMPQWPLLGLEPPPATSSTYGLSPQEFLPGPYTHQAEPSSSSSCSSHGPELDPAPNQACSLGSTQLPSPSPGTTAGLGTEEGAADSTLEPPPSPSPHSPLFSYQPASLTVPSSGGTSSPSPQFAPQRLTDQPPVSVSVQDETQSRPENRTNTVMEMSSVGKKVPVKIVHAESTTERESRQYLLHSERNGAPGVSEGPDFPPPLPTSLPSPEPQPYSLFRAYTPYTRRGPQSPPRDPTLPVAPEEALSPGRSQTNGPSGTAVMDPQQPQKSNSEEDVKREELARDIMDKDKSLVDILDQSKMKTTMDLMGGIFPQGEQILDGGHQRRKVSPKQCLPPRVTDDRREEGGMSAATGALVTSSTYYSTSAPKAELLNKMKDMQEEELEEDSEDELDIDLASKKQELIDSLGKKLQVLREARENLQEDLHDNNSLGDEVEAVVQRVCKPNELDKFRMFVGDLDKVVSLLLSLSGRLARVENALNSLEEDTTPEEKRTLSEKRKLLIRQHEDAKELKENLDRRERLVYSIMAAHLSHESLADYQHFVKMKSALIIEQRKLDDKIKLGEEQLKCLLDSLLLEQRLLF
- the LOC112253871 gene encoding protein Shroom2 isoform X2, producing MDVVDYRSELRMSAREVKAFLDADRFTGVGDGIQGDVEYRFVDVLLFGGAPWGFTLRGGLEHREPLLITKVEEGSKAATVSLQVGDEIVNINTVPISGSRQEAICLVKSSHKTLALVVRRRNESVSRPHSWHSSKFTEDHPEPTESHNEPPPVWQVKHEVSASTKDLSSCADHDSNLRQLSSQFSSVGNMERVERPSHPYPPGCLSPSRYHHSAEPLSGGGVSGGKSESAFSCLSSTSPPSEPALALTNTAATEGSVFYKGVQTQTSEVGRQGEQRHSRYLQLPQGDGGSESPRIVPEEQPGSRYSSSGSGRSHTGPVWHVPERRKVAAPPSPPPPPLRNDSFAATKVYPAYTEGPGAPPQALENSSYRARGNHISHNENGPDPRCSYNPPPHKKDFLHPNIAAGAPDYNHNQLSNPNKLFSLSSQDVRQSQSPFTCLPNHQRQYSDESTFYLQTRSAPHPPKPQSVGSYYHSLQELPTNRSNSRNHVRSSTTSLSTSTIDQNYDGGGHIRYYCITTKQPGQPETRVRPSKSEVWMADMELAKGSNDRGSTSSSHKTNKVKYHPQPPYANSKERNGNVKAANVLLYEHTASNSSSGKPTTEERERRSEGQRPSEAQLRSSYSPSPPKDHKAAPLREDPWVSQENHKIFSQKTPMLHSLAQGSRSLAQEIRSPMLQSLAQESRSPMLQSLAQESRSPMLHSLAQESRSPMLHSLAQESRTPMLHSLAQESRILVEKIHSATAPLPPSNGAGDTNHTIQEALTNNTATGKLARRSDRYATTLRNEIQLKRAQLQKSRSAATLTCPRETEEPEEEADPGGWKSTSSDGSFSSSYKDHLKEAQARVLQATSFRRRDLEPPGSGSEAQLTKPNSHIVSRIGSRKRFPLNKRVHSFSEPDKINKLGVEGEGERPVGTAQPFVDRREIFEMAAKPAFCRPISTIHKSGQQSSSTTSSTLEHGEGKARGRAHSGETQEKHPDPLSPAGRQALLEQQRLGTFTEYQVTWNMQRKASDTKTQGRYHSADDILDQGTEETPVCVHERSRSSPSQDFYTQIPVPWRETVEILDHRQDQQGGSYTTRGPSESQEQPAQLHHFPQPPQQSIPRLTDTEPHSSRDVAAPAPLPLPHPSDHRYKCDSADPGHNLSAYPSNHTHSSVYPSNHTHSSAYPSNHTHSSVSEQPLPPPTVAPKLQNTGLIMPQWPLLGLEPPPATSSTYGLSPQEFLPGPYTHQAEPSSSSSCSSHGPELDPAPNQACSLGSTQLPSPSPGTTAGLGTEEGAADSTLEPPPSPSPHSPLFSYQPASLTVPSSGGTSSPSPQFAPQRLTDQPPVSVSVQDETQSRPENRTNTVMEMSSVGKKVPVKIVHAESTTERESRQYLLHSERNGAPGVSEGPDFPPPLPTSLPSPEPQPYSLFRAYTPYTRRGPQSPPRDPTLPVAPEEALSPGRSQTNGPSGTAVMDPQQPQKSNSEEDVKREELARDIMDKDKSLVDILDQSKMKTTMDLMGGIFPQGEQILDGGHQRRKVSPKQCLPPRVTDDRREEGGMSAATGALVTSSTYYSTSAPKAELLNKMKDMQEEELEEDSEDELDIDLASKKQELIDSLGKKLQVLREARENLQEDLHDNNSLGDEVEAVVQRVCKPNELDKFRMFVGDLDKVVSLLLSLSGRLARVENALNSLEEDTTPEEKRTLSEKRKLLIRQHEDAKELKENLDRRERLVYSIMAAHLSHESLADYQHFVKMKSALIIEQRKLDDKIKLGEEQLKCLLDSLLLEQRLLF
- the LOC112253871 gene encoding protein Shroom2 isoform X3 — translated: MKMVDIVSHTTTPSESETDKRVARNFLTKILRSSMRKNRFKGRNESVSRPHSWHSSKFTEDHPEPTESHNEPPPVWQVKHEVSASTKDLSSCADHDSNLRQLSSQFSSVGNMERVERPSHPYPPGCLSPSRYHHSAEPLSGGGVSGGKSESAFSCLSSTSPPSEPALALTNTAATEGSVFYKGVQTQTSEVGRQGEQRHSRYLQLPQGDGGSESPRIVPEEQPGSRYSSSGSGRSHTGPVWHVPERRKVAAPPSPPPPPLRNDSFAATKVYPAYTEGPGAPPQALENSSYRARGNHISHNENGPDPRCSYNPPPHKKDFLHPNIAAGAPDYNHNQLSNPNKLFSLSSQDVRQSQSPFTCLPNHQRQYSDESTFYLQTRSAPHPPKPQSVGSYYHSLQELPTNRSNSRNHVRSSTTSLSTSTIDQNYDGGGHIRYYCITTKQPGQPETRVRPSKSEVWMADMELAKGSNDRGSTSSSHKTNKVKYHPQPPYANSKERNGNVKAANVLLYEHTASNSSSGKPTTEERERRSEGQRPSEAQLRSSYSPSPPKDHKAAPLREDPWVSQENHKIFSQKTPMLHSLAQGSRSLAQEIRSPMLQSLAQESRSPMLQSLAQESRSPMLHSLAQESRSPMLHSLAQESRTPMLHSLAQESRILVEKIHSATAPLPPSNGAGDTNHTIQEALTNNTATGKLARRSDRYATTLRNEIQLKRAQLQKSRSAATLTCPRETEEPEEEADPGGWKSTSSDGSFSSSYKDHLKEAQARVLQATSFRRRDLEPPGSGSEAQLTKPNSHIVSRIGSRKRFPLNKRVHSFSEPDKINKLGVEGEGERPVGTAQPFVDRREIFEMAAKPAFCRPISTIHKSGQQSSSTTSSTLEHGEGKARGRAHSGETQEKHPDPLSPAGRQALLEQQRLGTFTEYQVTWNMQRKASDTKTQGRYHSADDILDQGTEETPVCVHERSRSSPSQDFYTQKIPVPWRETVEILDHRQDQQGGSYTTRGPSESQEQPAQLHHFPQPPQQSIPRLTDTEPHSSRDVAAPAPLPLPHPSDHRYKCDSADPGHNLSAYPSNHTHSSVYPSNHTHSSAYPSNHTHSSVSEQPLPPPTVAPKLQNTGLIMPQWPLLGLEPPPATSSTYGLSPQEFLPGPYTHQAEPSSSSSCSSHGPELDPAPNQACSLGSTQLPSPSPGTTAGLGTEEGAADSTLEPPPSPSPHSPLFSYQPASLTVPSSGGTSSPSPQFAPQRLTDQPPVSVSVQDETQSRPENRTNTVMEMSSVGKKVPVKIVHAESTTERESRQYLLHSERNGAPGVSEGPDFPPPLPTSLPSPEPQPYSLFRAYTPYTRRGPQSPPRDPTLPVAPEEALSPGRSQTNGPSGTAVMDPQQPQKSNSEEDVKREELARDIMDKDKSLVDILDQSKMKTTMDLMGGIFPQGEQILDGGHQRRKVSPKQCLPPRVTDDRREEGGMSAATGALVTSSTYYSTSAPKAELLNKMKDMQEEELEEDSEDELDIDLASKKQELIDSLGKKLQVLREARENLQEDLHDNNSLGDEVEAVVQRVCKPNELDKFRMFVGDLDKVVSLLLSLSGRLARVENALNSLEEDTTPEEKRTLSEKRKLLIRQHEDAKELKENLDRRERLVYSIMAAHLSHESLADYQHFVKMKSALIIEQRKLDDKIKLGEEQLKCLLDSLLLEQRLLF